A single Fundulus heteroclitus isolate FHET01 chromosome 4, MU-UCD_Fhet_4.1, whole genome shotgun sequence DNA region contains:
- the LOC105934125 gene encoding high choriolytic enzyme 1-like precursor (The RefSeq protein has 1 substitution compared to this genomic sequence), protein MISSTSLLLLLLLGFSRALPLQEEGDQEEEKEEGADTVDMTTRILTANNASDEMLLEGDIMLPKSRNAMKCWYNSCVWPKASNGKVVIPYVIGREFSGYERGIIEGGMRAFSGPTCIRFTPRTNERDFISVVSKQGCWSELGKTGGMQELSLNKQGCIYSGIVQHELNHALGFQHEQTRSDRDNYVRINWGNIIQQSAYNFQKHDTNNLNTPYDYSSIMHYGRDAFAIAYGRETITPFPNPNVPIGQRQGLSRWDVQRINMLHGC, encoded by the coding sequence ATGATCTCCTCCACcagcctcctgctgctgctcctgctcgGCTTCTCTCGGGCTCTTCCTCTCCAGGAGGAAGGAGACCaggaagaggagaaagaggaaggAGCAGACACTGTGGACATGACCACCAGGATTCTCACCGCCAACAACGCCTCAGACGAGATGCTGCTGGAAGGAGACATAATGCTTCCCAAATCCAGAAATGCCATGAAGTGCTGGTACAACAGCTGCGTGTGGCCAAAAGCCTCCAATGGCAAAGTGGTGATTCCTTACGTAATCGGCCGGGAGTTCAGCGGCTATGAGAGGAGGATCATCGAGGGCGGCATGAGGGCCTTCTCCGGCCCGACCTGCATCCGCTTCACGCCCCGCACCAACGAGCGCGACTTCATCAGCGTTGTGAGCAAACAGGGATGCTGGTCGGAACTGGGCAAAACGGGAGGCATGCAGGAGCTGTCCCTCAACAAGCAGGGCTGCATCTACAGCGGAATCGTCCAGCACGAGCTCAACCACGCTCTGGGCTTCCAGCACGAGCAGACCCGGAGCGACCGCGACAACTACGTCAGGATCAACTGGGGCAACATCATCCAGCAGAGCGCCTACAACTTCCAGAAGCACGACACCAACAACCTGAACACCCCCTACGACTACTCCTCCATCATGCATTACGGCAGAGACGCCTTCGCCATCGCCTATGGAAGGGAGACCATCACCCCCTTCCCCAATCCCAACGTCCCTATCGGCCAGAGGCAGGGACTGTCCCGCTGGGACGTCCAAAGGATCAACATGCTCCACGGGTGCTAA
- the LOC118562937 gene encoding high choriolytic enzyme 1-like, with product MISSTSLLLLLLLGFSRALPLQEEGDQEEEKEEGADTVDMTTRILTANNASDEMLLEGDIMLPKSRNAMKCWYNSCVWPKASNGKVVIPYVIGREFSGYERRIIEGGMRAFSGPTCIRFTPRTNERDFISVVSKQGCWSELGKTGGMQELSLNKQGCIYSGIVQHELNHALGFQHEQTRSDRDNYVRINWGNIIQQSAYNFQKHDTNNLNTPYDYSSIMHYGRDAFAIAYGRETITPFPNPNVPIGQRQGLSRWDVQRINMLHGC from the coding sequence ATGATCTCCTCCACcagcctcctgctgctgctcctgctcgGCTTCTCTCGGGCTCTTCCTCTCCAGGAGGAAGGAGACCaggaagaggagaaagaggaaggAGCAGACACTGTGGACATGACCACCAGGATTCTCACCGCCAACAACGCCTCAGACGAGATGCTGCTGGAAGGAGACATAATGCTTCCCAAATCCAGAAATGCCATGAAGTGCTGGTACAACAGCTGCGTGTGGCCAAAAGCCTCCAATGGCAAAGTGGTGATTCCTTACGTAATCGGCCGGGAGTTCAGCGGCTATGAGAGGAGGATCATCGAGGGCGGCATGAGGGCCTTCTCCGGCCCGACCTGCATCCGCTTCACGCCCCGCACCAACGAGCGCGACTTCATCAGCGTTGTGAGCAAACAGGGATGCTGGTCGGAACTGGGCAAAACGGGAGGCATGCAGGAGCTGTCCCTCAACAAGCAGGGCTGCATCTACAGCGGAATCGTCCAGCACGAGCTCAACCACGCTCTGGGCTTCCAGCACGAGCAGACCCGGAGCGACCGCGACAACTACGTCAGGATCAACTGGGGCAACATCATCCAGCAGAGCGCCTACAACTTCCAGAAGCACGACACCAACAACCTGAACACCCCCTACGACTACTCCTCCATCATGCATTACGGCAGAGACGCCTTCGCCATCGCCTATGGAAGGGAGACCATCACCCCCTTCCCCAATCCCAACGTCCCTATCGGCCAGAGGCAGGGACTGTCCCGCTGGGACGTCCAAAGGATCAACATGCTCCACGGGTGCTAA